From the genome of Biomphalaria glabrata chromosome 17, xgBioGlab47.1, whole genome shotgun sequence, one region includes:
- the LOC106071123 gene encoding tetratricopeptide repeat protein 39C-like, with protein MTDSQTNQMEDLNGAAGDADDSFDDIAMASTGINMLLNNGFDEAFALFDKYKNESPLMHSGYSFVFFMQALMSFEEEKLAEAQKVLQETEKKCSSNSGLVKSFRKKFSKKKKSESSLTLEERITNQVIVADCILYQAVLVFTNQDIPSYVKGGWLLRKAWKIYEKLHKEMEQLTETIAQNKINRLPTSFSSSVDPVRRTSQDASGPTHGDVNGSVTEDDVDGELSPDVLSRLLGAVNFGYGTFQLCISMVPPKILKLIEFLGFEGDREVGLNCLEFTSHSKDMKAPLATLALLWYHTVLRPFFALDGANQTQAGTKEAEAIIKEKEKEFTNSSLFMFFQGRIHRLEKKNDLSLKLYKRALVEARGQREVELMCLYEISWCHILKLEWKEAQEGFIRLQKESKWSQAYYTYLVAVCIGSQGELDAAHDIFHKVPGLIKRKNNQIEAFVAHRAEKFKKQKPTVEHCRLLTLEMIFLWHALPTCTPEEISPLLKVCDMQIDHNLMPLKCLLEGSLYKELGSDEMAINCLKEAIARHQGKKEDVYIPAFTNFELACIYMKKPETYHLAKQHLQAVKDNYKDYDFENRLSVRVNNALRRLKSQSATAV; from the exons ATGACAGACAGTCAGACTAATCAAATGGAAGATTTAAATGGAGCTGCTGGAGATGCTGACGATTCGTTTGACGATATCGCAATGGCATCAACTGGAATTAACATGCTGTTGAACAATGGTTTCGATGAAGCTTTTGCTCTTTTCGATAAATACAA aaatgaAAGTCCTTTGATGCATTCAGGGTACAGTTTTGTCTTCTTCATG CAAGCCTTGATGTCTTTCGAGGAGGAAAAGCTGGCAGAGGCTCAAAAAGTCTtacaagaaacagaaaaaaaatgttcctccAACTCAGGTCTTGTCAAGTctttcagaaagaaattttCCAAGAAAAAGAAG TCAGAGAGCAGTCTAACTCTAGAAGAGAGAATAACCAATCAAGTTATTGTTGCCGACTGTATCCTATACCAAGCAGTTTTAGTTTTCACCAATCAAGACATTCCAAGTTATGTCAAAGGAGGATGGCTGTTGCGGAAGGCTTGGAAGATTTATGAAAAACTTCACAA AGAAATGGAGCAGTTGACAGAGACCATTGCACAGAACAAAATTAACAGACTTCCGACATCTTTCTCATCCTCTGTTGACCCAGTGAGAAGAACTAGCCAGGACGCTTCTGGTCCCACCCATGGTGACGTCAATGGCTCTGTCACAGAGGATGATGTAGATGGTGAACTCTCTCCAGATGTTCTTTCCAGGTTGCTAGGGGCAGTTAACTTTGGCTACGGAACATTTCAACTTTGCATTTCAATGGTGCCTCCaaaaattttgaaattaatcGAGTTTCTAGGATTTGAGGGAGATCGAGaa GTTGGCTTGAACTGTCTTGAGTTTACCAGTCACAGTAAAGACATGAAGGCCCCACTGGCAACTCTAGCTTTATTATGGTACCACACTGTCCTCAGACCATTTTTTGCACTAGATGGAGCAAACCAGACTCAAGCTG gcACTAAAGAAGCTGAAGCAATcataaaggaaaaagaaaaagagtttacaaactcttctctttttatgttttttcaGGGGAGGATACACAGACTGGAG aaAAAGAACGACCTTTCTTTGAAACTGTACAAAAGAGCTCTGGTAGAGGCCAGAGGTCAAAGAGAAGTTGAACTGATGTGCCTTTATGAAATCA gttggTGCCATATTTTGAAGCTGGAATGGAAAGAAGCTCAGGAAGGTTTTATTCGTCTACAGAAAGAATCCAAATGGTCTCAGGCATATTATACTTACCTTGTGGCAG TGTGTATAGGTTCTCAGGGAGAGTTAGATGCAGCACATGACATTTTTCACAAGGTTCCAGGgcttataaaaagaaaaaataaccaAATTGAGGCTTTCGTAGCCCACAGG GCTgagaagtttaaaaaacaaaagccaACTGTGGAACACTGTCGACTTTTGACTTTGGAGATGATTTTTTTGTGGCATGCTTTACCAACCTGTACACCTGAGGAAATCTCTCCTTTACTAAAAG TTTGTGATATGCAGATAGACCATAACCTGATGCCTCTGAAATGTCTATTGGAAGGGTCACTGTACAAAGAACTGGGCTCTGATGAAATGGCAATTAAC TGTTTGAAAGAAGCCATTGCACGTCACCAAGGTAAAAAGGAAGATGTCTACATCCCGGCCTTCACAAACTTTGAGCTTGCTTGTATATACATGAAAAAACCAGAG ACCTACCACTTGGCCAAACAACACCTCCAGGCAGTCAAGGATAACTACAAAGACTATGACTTTGAAAACAGACTTAGTGTCAGAGTGAACAACGCACTTAGGAGATTAAAGTCTCAGTCAGCCACTGCCGTGTAA